From a region of the Microcoleus sp. AS-A8 genome:
- a CDS encoding response regulator transcription factor — translation MKVLLVEDDELLAGVVAEFLTDHLHVVEVVTDGESAWNQISALEYDLILLDVMLPKLDGIRLCQRLRSHGYSVPVLMITARDTSTDKVLGLDAGADDYMVKPLDFPELLARIRALLRRGSSVSSPILEWGELHLDPATYEVSYQDNTLRLTPKEYKLLELLLRNGRRILSRNTIIERLWSFENPPEEGTVKTHIKSLRKKLKIVGAPTNLIETVHGIGYRLKELT, via the coding sequence ATGAAAGTTCTTCTCGTAGAAGATGATGAACTCCTAGCAGGAGTTGTCGCAGAATTCCTCACTGACCACCTGCATGTAGTTGAGGTTGTTACGGATGGAGAGTCCGCTTGGAATCAAATCAGCGCCCTTGAGTATGATTTAATTTTGCTCGATGTCATGCTGCCCAAGCTGGATGGTATTCGCCTCTGTCAGCGATTGCGTTCCCATGGCTATTCTGTACCCGTTTTAATGATTACAGCTCGCGATACAAGTACTGACAAAGTCCTGGGTTTAGACGCTGGAGCTGATGACTACATGGTCAAACCCCTTGATTTTCCTGAGTTACTGGCGCGGATTCGTGCGCTGCTGCGGCGGGGAAGTTCTGTCTCATCTCCCATTCTGGAGTGGGGAGAGTTGCATCTTGACCCTGCCACCTACGAAGTCAGCTACCAGGACAACACCCTGCGCTTAACCCCCAAAGAATATAAACTTTTGGAACTACTGCTACGCAATGGGCGACGGATTTTGAGCCGCAATACAATCATTGAACGGCTTTGGTCTTTTGAAAATCCGCCAGAAGAGGGTACCGTCAAAACTCACATTAAGAGTTTGCGAAAAAAACTCAAAATTGTTGGCGCTCCCACTAATTTGATTGAAACGGTTCATGGTATCGGTTATCGCCTGAAAGAACTGACCTAG
- a CDS encoding YdcF family protein yields MVKVPVDNELWSFRWLSKPILLGIILVIAFCGILWILQNPERRRWFSSAKGFVLLFGLTALLTLLPIAADRAMVAFLPSDPGKRVDAIVVVGRGWPLMHARVDIVAELWQAERAPKIFASGIKDAPHLVQLLKEKGIPDRAIDGENCSLTTEENAIFSAAILQPQGVKQILLVTDEPHMMRTLLAFRAYGFTVFPRISPIPEHWNNKEKGFLKLRELLGVIKYGVRGAFFERPLSDLDRPELKTMLEEAKKYAQKQQL; encoded by the coding sequence ATGGTCAAAGTACCTGTAGACAACGAATTATGGTCGTTTCGATGGCTCAGTAAACCTATACTGCTAGGAATAATCCTCGTTATAGCTTTTTGCGGAATTCTTTGGATTCTGCAAAATCCCGAACGGAGGCGTTGGTTCAGCAGCGCAAAAGGATTTGTATTGCTATTTGGTTTAACTGCACTTTTAACCCTATTACCCATTGCAGCCGATCGAGCGATGGTTGCTTTTCTTCCCTCCGATCCGGGTAAGCGAGTGGATGCGATCGTTGTCGTGGGCAGAGGATGGCCTTTGATGCACGCCAGAGTCGATATTGTAGCTGAACTGTGGCAAGCCGAACGAGCACCGAAAATTTTTGCAAGTGGTATCAAAGATGCTCCCCACCTGGTTCAACTCCTGAAAGAGAAAGGCATTCCTGATCGTGCGATAGATGGTGAAAACTGTTCACTCACCACAGAAGAAAATGCCATCTTTTCGGCAGCCATACTCCAACCCCAGGGGGTGAAGCAAATTCTTCTGGTAACTGATGAGCCACACATGATGCGAACGCTTCTTGCTTTCCGTGCTTATGGTTTTACTGTCTTTCCCAGGATTAGTCCAATCCCAGAACACTGGAATAATAAGGAAAAAGGATTTCTCAAGTTAAGAGAATTATTAGGGGTCATCAAATATGGTGTAAGAGGGGCATTTTTTGAGCGCCCCTTATCGGATTTGGACAGACCTGAACTTAAGACGATGCTAGAGGAAGCTAAAAAATATGCTCAGAAACAACAGCTCTAG
- a CDS encoding aspartate kinase, with product MSLVVQKYGGTSVGSVERIQAVAQRVIKTAQQGNSVVVVVSAMGKTTDGLIKLANEISSNPSRREMDMLLSTGEQVSIALLCMALQELGQPAISLTGAQVGIVTEAQHSRARILNIHTERIERHLQEGKVVVVAGFQGISSMNELEITTLGRGGSDTSAVALAASLRADCCEIYTDVPGILTADPRLVPDAQLMDEITSDEMLELASLGAKVLHPRAVEIARNYGVMLVVLSSWTDDPGTKVVSPAPQPRSLEGLEIARSVDAVEFDTDQAKVALLRVPDHPGVAARLFGEIARRDLDVDLIIQSIHEGNTNDIAFTVVKGILKRAEAVAEAIAPTLRSHNAVNSEEAEVMVERGIAKVSIAGAGMIGRPGIAAQMFKTLASSGVNIQMISTSEVKVSCVIDAEDDEKAIAALCQTFDINSSPVQQALMRKAKDTDQALTHPQSPVRGVALDLNQARLAIRYVPDHPGMAAQLFGLLADQNISVDMIIQSQRCRVMNGVPTRDIAFTVSQADAQAAQTTLQQAMSVLGCGEILLDLNIAKVSIVGAGMVGQPGVAAQMFEALAQHQINIQMITTSEIKISCVVAKEDGVMALQAIHKAFGLAGSQKIEVPA from the coding sequence ATGTCGCTAGTTGTTCAGAAATACGGTGGTACTTCCGTTGGGTCAGTTGAACGCATTCAAGCCGTAGCCCAGCGCGTGATCAAAACGGCACAACAGGGCAATTCCGTGGTTGTTGTCGTCTCCGCCATGGGTAAGACTACCGATGGTTTGATTAAACTAGCCAACGAAATTTCCTCGAATCCCAGCCGCCGGGAAATGGATATGTTGCTTTCGACCGGTGAGCAAGTCTCCATTGCCCTGTTGTGTATGGCATTGCAAGAATTGGGGCAACCTGCAATTTCCCTCACGGGTGCCCAGGTGGGAATTGTCACAGAAGCCCAACATAGTCGCGCCCGGATTCTCAACATCCACACCGAGCGGATTGAGCGGCATCTCCAGGAAGGCAAAGTCGTTGTTGTGGCTGGCTTCCAGGGCATTAGCAGCATGAATGAGTTGGAAATTACCACCCTAGGGCGTGGGGGTTCGGATACGTCAGCCGTTGCCCTGGCGGCATCCTTAAGGGCAGATTGTTGCGAGATTTATACCGATGTCCCAGGGATTTTAACCGCCGACCCCCGCCTTGTGCCTGATGCTCAGTTGATGGACGAGATTACCTCCGATGAAATGCTGGAATTAGCCAGCTTGGGGGCGAAAGTGCTGCATCCCCGTGCGGTGGAAATTGCGCGGAATTACGGTGTCATGTTAGTGGTGCTCTCTAGTTGGACGGATGATCCCGGTACCAAGGTGGTTTCCCCCGCCCCTCAGCCGCGTTCCCTGGAAGGGCTGGAGATTGCGCGATCGGTGGATGCCGTAGAGTTTGATACGGATCAGGCGAAAGTAGCCTTGTTGCGAGTGCCCGATCATCCCGGTGTGGCGGCGCGGTTATTTGGTGAGATTGCCCGCCGAGATTTAGATGTGGACTTGATTATTCAGTCCATTCATGAGGGCAATACGAACGATATTGCCTTTACCGTAGTCAAAGGCATTCTCAAACGAGCAGAAGCGGTGGCAGAAGCGATCGCGCCCACCCTCCGCAGCCATAATGCGGTCAATTCCGAAGAAGCAGAGGTGATGGTTGAGCGAGGTATCGCCAAAGTTTCGATCGCCGGTGCGGGGATGATTGGACGCCCCGGTATTGCTGCACAGATGTTCAAAACCTTGGCAAGTTCTGGGGTGAACATTCAGATGATTTCCACCTCTGAGGTGAAAGTGAGTTGCGTGATTGATGCCGAAGATGACGAGAAGGCGATCGCTGCCCTCTGTCAAACCTTTGACATCAACAGTTCCCCCGTCCAACAGGCGCTCATGCGTAAAGCCAAGGACACCGATCAAGCACTAACCCATCCCCAATCCCCCGTGCGGGGCGTTGCCCTCGACCTCAACCAAGCCCGTCTCGCCATTCGCTACGTTCCCGATCACCCCGGCATGGCAGCTCAGTTGTTCGGACTCCTCGCTGACCAAAATATCAGCGTTGATATGATTATCCAATCTCAGCGCTGCCGTGTGATGAATGGCGTTCCCACTCGCGATATTGCCTTCACCGTTTCACAAGCCGATGCCCAAGCCGCTCAGACAACTCTGCAACAGGCTATGTCTGTATTAGGGTGTGGTGAGATTCTTCTGGATCTCAATATTGCCAAAGTGAGCATTGTGGGTGCTGGGATGGTTGGACAACCGGGTGTCGCGGCACAAATGTTTGAAGCGCTCGCCCAACATCAAATCAACATTCAAATGATTACCACTTCAGAAATTAAGATTAGCTGTGTGGTTGCCAAAGAGGATGGTGTGATGGCCTTGCAAGCGATTCACAAGGCTTTCGGTCTAGCTGGGAGCCAAAAAATCGAAGTTCCTGCTTAA
- a CDS encoding YkvA family protein, producing the protein MNNFPQSIYNWYRNTLRNPKYRWWVILGSLLYIASPFDISPDFIPIFGQIDDVVILTLLVSEVSQLLIDTAKARKGDGETVVASTENTADKTVDVDAVSVK; encoded by the coding sequence ATGAACAATTTTCCCCAATCAATTTACAACTGGTATCGCAATACACTTCGCAATCCCAAATATCGTTGGTGGGTCATTTTGGGTTCGCTACTTTACATCGCTAGCCCTTTTGATATTTCCCCTGACTTTATCCCCATCTTCGGGCAAATCGACGATGTTGTAATTTTGACATTGTTGGTTTCCGAAGTTTCCCAGTTGCTCATTGATACAGCCAAAGCTCGCAAAGGTGATGGTGAAACAGTGGTTGCCAGCACCGAAAACACCGCAGATAAGACGGTGGATGTCGATGCTGTATCGGTTAAGTAA
- a CDS encoding response regulator — MNNYGQELKISTILVIDDNFLFLETLLELLETQGFQVIGSQNGFLGLQLAEEQIPDVIICDIRMPELNGYQVLMKLRQNPVTAKIPLIFITDKPIDHPQKVIQEMGANGYLIKPFSTTQLILTIKAQLEAP, encoded by the coding sequence GTGAACAATTACGGTCAAGAGTTAAAAATCTCAACAATTCTGGTCATTGATGATAATTTTTTATTTCTAGAAACTCTTCTAGAGTTGCTGGAAACGCAAGGGTTCCAAGTGATTGGAAGTCAAAACGGTTTTTTAGGCTTGCAATTAGCGGAAGAACAGATACCTGATGTGATCATTTGTGACATCAGGATGCCTGAACTGAATGGTTATCAAGTTTTGATGAAACTGCGCCAAAATCCAGTTACAGCCAAGATTCCGCTTATTTTTATCACGGATAAACCCATTGATCATCCCCAGAAAGTGATTCAGGAGATGGGTGCGAATGGTTATCTGATTAAGCCGTTTTCAACGACCCAATTAATCTTGACCATTAAGGCTCAACTCGAAGCCCCTTAG
- a CDS encoding endonuclease/exonuclease/phosphatase family protein: MQIFNKNPHNKPLIHFISYALCLGIIVTTLISVVSSLRWNIFLELLSPFKFQYFLLNLLLFGLLLLTRHKNLIIISLFCLSIVLAEIAPWYIPQTRIEINHPAKLRVLSSNVNVENQKYPQLLSLVRREKPDVAVFMEIHQDWVKQLDTLKDILPYAIVKANPYNLGIAVYSKRPLENASLAFLGTTQNPSIVGKLNINGQIVSLVAAHPPPPIKSALFKARNQQLEAIGKYIKSLSTPVIVTGDLNITMWSPYYKRLMSQAGLKNARQGFGLVPTWPLKTNYPPYSKMPALFTRLFSIPIDHCLISPEIKVAKIRAGSYVGSDHRPLITDLVLPDQKG, translated from the coding sequence ATGCAAATCTTCAATAAAAATCCGCACAATAAGCCCCTCATTCACTTTATTTCCTATGCTTTATGCTTGGGGATTATTGTCACCACTCTAATTTCTGTTGTTAGCTCCTTGAGATGGAATATTTTCTTAGAGCTTCTTTCTCCTTTTAAGTTTCAGTACTTTTTATTAAATTTATTACTCTTTGGCTTGCTTTTATTAACTCGCCATAAAAACTTAATTATTATTAGTTTATTTTGTTTATCGATTGTTTTAGCTGAAATTGCTCCTTGGTACATTCCTCAAACGCGGATAGAAATCAATCATCCAGCTAAGTTAAGAGTTTTAAGTTCCAATGTTAATGTTGAAAATCAGAAGTATCCTCAGCTTTTGTCACTCGTTCGGCGAGAAAAACCGGATGTCGCTGTTTTTATGGAGATTCATCAAGACTGGGTCAAACAGTTAGATACCTTAAAAGATATTCTGCCCTATGCGATTGTTAAAGCGAATCCCTATAATCTCGGTATTGCAGTCTATAGCAAGCGCCCTCTAGAAAATGCTTCTCTCGCTTTTTTGGGCACAACTCAAAATCCCAGTATAGTAGGAAAATTAAACATTAATGGACAAATCGTTTCCCTGGTTGCGGCTCATCCACCACCACCCATTAAGTCTGCTTTATTTAAAGCCCGTAATCAGCAGTTAGAGGCAATCGGCAAATATATCAAATCTCTTTCAACCCCAGTGATTGTGACGGGTGATTTAAATATTACGATGTGGTCGCCCTACTATAAACGGTTAATGAGTCAGGCTGGGCTGAAAAATGCTCGTCAAGGATTCGGACTCGTGCCAACATGGCCGCTCAAAACGAATTATCCCCCTTATTCCAAAATGCCCGCTCTGTTCACTCGGCTATTCTCGATTCCCATCGATCATTGCTTGATTAGTCCAGAAATTAAAGTAGCGAAAATTCGTGCTGGGTCATATGTCGGTTCAGATCATCGACCTTTAATTACAGATTTGGTTTTGCCTGATCAAAAGGGTTAG
- a CDS encoding MotA/TolQ/ExbB proton channel family protein: protein MDIRDIMEKGGPVMWPLLVLSILALGTILERMWFWTSVLWRERRIFERVLDAAETNWQVAAEMALEGRRQPIGRYLYAPLRLVNPDPEVFRLALEAAADDELALMRRGDKLMEAIITISPLLGLLGTVLGLIRSLRSISFSDLGTASVAGVPTGIGEALISTAAGMFVAIISLVFYRFFQALWYNQVRIFRKAGSELELLYRQDWLQGEISDTLDNSDTSNYPKLNSAEIPEVSEK, encoded by the coding sequence GTGGATATTAGGGACATCATGGAAAAAGGCGGACCAGTAATGTGGCCATTGTTGGTCTTATCGATCCTCGCTTTGGGCACAATCTTGGAACGTATGTGGTTTTGGACAAGCGTCCTGTGGAGAGAACGCAGAATTTTCGAGCGTGTGCTAGATGCAGCAGAGACTAACTGGCAAGTTGCCGCAGAGATGGCTCTTGAAGGCAGGCGACAGCCCATAGGACGATATTTATATGCTCCCTTACGGTTAGTTAACCCTGACCCGGAAGTGTTTCGGCTGGCATTGGAGGCAGCGGCGGATGATGAGTTGGCTTTAATGCGCCGGGGAGACAAGCTCATGGAAGCCATCATTACGATATCACCGCTACTGGGGTTACTGGGTACAGTACTTGGCTTGATTCGCTCCTTGCGTTCAATTAGTTTTAGTGACTTAGGAACCGCTTCTGTGGCTGGTGTGCCGACGGGTATTGGAGAAGCGCTGATTAGCACGGCGGCAGGGATGTTTGTCGCGATTATCAGTCTGGTTTTCTATCGATTTTTTCAAGCGTTGTGGTACAACCAGGTCAGAATCTTTCGCAAAGCTGGGAGTGAGTTAGAGTTGCTCTACCGACAAGATTGGTTACAAGGCGAAATCTCCGACACTCTTGACAATTCTGACACTTCTAATTACCCGAAGCTGAATTCGGCAGAGATTCCTGAAGTCTCTGAAAAGTAA
- a CDS encoding biopolymer transporter ExbD, with protein MSSQKKILPSQKKILPSQEKVLPSQEKVLPSQEKGLPSQKKILPSQKKILPNPAQVAPRPLRLRIDTQSEDVRIDLVPLIDVIFCILTFFLLSAVGLSRQQAINVDIAVPKASTGKPQGRQILVVSLNELGQIYVDKQPVPTDKEFRQRLRDYRQKNPEGLMALYASANASYNQVVQVLDLLRQEGGERVALATIPGKANQSSAFSPAAPPATGVPSYTPYPGEGSLGTYPYGTLNPAQPQVPGNPGQLLPGVPGVSPGSPPPLPGQSGVNPGNSAAPAPGTQVAPNINTTPGNSAAPAPGTQVAPNINTTPGNSAAPAPGTQVAPRTNTAPGNSAAPSPGTQVAPRTNTAPGNSAVPTPGTQVAPRNSTAPTPGT; from the coding sequence ATGTCTTCTCAGAAAAAAATTCTTCCTTCTCAGAAAAAAATTCTTCCTTCTCAGGAAAAAGTTCTTCCTTCTCAGGAAAAAGTTCTTCCTTCTCAGGAAAAAGGTCTTCCTTCTCAGAAAAAAATTCTTCCTTCTCAGAAAAAAATTCTTCCCAATCCGGCTCAGGTGGCACCCCGCCCTCTCAGGCTTCGGATAGATACCCAATCCGAAGATGTTCGGATTGACTTGGTTCCGCTGATTGATGTCATTTTTTGTATTCTGACGTTTTTCCTGCTGTCAGCCGTGGGTTTGTCTCGCCAGCAAGCCATAAACGTCGATATCGCGGTACCCAAAGCCAGTACTGGGAAGCCTCAGGGACGGCAGATTTTAGTCGTGAGCCTCAACGAACTCGGTCAAATTTATGTTGACAAGCAGCCAGTCCCGACGGACAAGGAGTTTCGGCAAAGATTGCGAGACTATCGGCAAAAGAATCCAGAGGGGTTGATGGCTCTGTATGCTTCGGCGAATGCCAGTTATAACCAGGTTGTGCAGGTTTTAGATTTGCTGAGGCAAGAAGGGGGCGAGCGCGTAGCACTAGCTACCATTCCTGGGAAAGCCAATCAGTCGTCTGCCTTCAGTCCGGCGGCACCCCCCGCCACCGGTGTTCCTAGCTACACCCCTTACCCAGGTGAGGGTTCCCTTGGGACTTATCCTTATGGCACGCTCAATCCCGCTCAGCCACAAGTTCCGGGTAATCCAGGACAATTACTGCCAGGAGTACCAGGTGTTAGCCCAGGCAGCCCACCGCCCTTGCCCGGACAATCAGGGGTTAACCCAGGAAATTCAGCAGCACCGGCTCCTGGTACTCAGGTGGCTCCCAACATCAATACGACTCCAGGAAATTCAGCAGCACCGGCTCCTGGTACTCAGGTGGCTCCCAACATCAATACGACTCCAGGAAATTCAGCAGCACCGGCTCCTGGTACTCAGGTGGCTCCTAGAACCAATACGGCTCCAGGAAATTCAGCCGCGCCGAGTCCTGGTACTCAGGTGGCTCCTAGAACCAATACGGCTCCAGGAAATTCAGCTGTGCCGACTCCTGGTACTCAGGTGGCTCCTAGAAATTCAACTGCACCGACTCCTGGTACTTAG
- a CDS encoding PAS domain S-box protein, producing the protein MGHKANVNILLVDDQPHNLLELEAILESLGQHLVKADSGEQALRYLRNQEFALILLDVQMPEMDGLETAKRIRDRPNGRDTPVLFMADSNSEQAGGSSGNIRQKSLRGKPSKPHPQSHPSETDVLKAYALGVVDYLFKPIVPEILRSKVTAWISLFQKTQVLKQRTAQLEAAMQDLQHEGAQRRQAELALQELNQQLELRVQQRTAELQQAHERQRVQRERLIAASIQRIRETLNLDLILATTVEEVRQFLQVDRVLVYRIGSDSTGSTIAESVVPGCLTILGHTFPAEVFPPEYHHLYCQGRVRAVVHPETDQVSPCLIGFLQQWGVKSKLVVPIVYQGELWGLLIAHHCSQPRQWQPLEMDLLQQLAIQLAIAIHQADLYQQVQLELAERKEAENALRQARDQLEIRVSERTAELTRINASLQAEIRERIAAEQALRTSEERFRVALKNSPITVFNQDIDLRFTWLYNSLLGFSFDQVVGKLDCELFGTEDGQRLTAIKRQVLTTGVGSREETSISINGEIRHYELTVEPLLGSKGDITGITCAAMDITEIFAREQQLRAIFESSLDAIAIIDDQGTYVEVNPAACQLFNLPLSQLLGQPIADLIAPDCDFKRVWRTVVVLGQGRGELRILRPDGTVRDVEYAAKTSFLPGRHLAVLRDITERKQAEEIRRALAAEQELRRVQLRFFSMVSHEFRTPLSTILGSAQLLKSYTQAWTEEKKLRNLGRIETAAKNMTQLLDDLLTINRAESGKLEFHPQPLELEKFCRSLVEDLQLNADPKHQISLTIQRQCPIACLDEKLTRCILTNLFSNAIKYSPQGGKIHLALTCSPKEAIFQIQDAGIGIPLEDQTHLFELFHRGQNIANIPGTGLGLSVVKQCLDLQGGQISIDSQVGVGTTVNLKIPLASIRCPLTQVR; encoded by the coding sequence ATGGGGCATAAAGCTAACGTGAATATCCTCTTGGTTGATGACCAACCGCACAATTTGCTGGAGTTAGAGGCCATATTGGAAAGTTTGGGGCAGCATTTGGTGAAAGCCGATTCCGGTGAACAAGCGCTGAGATATTTACGGAATCAGGAGTTTGCTTTGATTCTCCTGGATGTGCAGATGCCAGAAATGGATGGATTGGAGACGGCAAAGCGGATTCGAGACAGACCGAATGGGCGGGACACTCCAGTACTTTTTATGGCAGATAGCAATAGTGAACAAGCGGGAGGTAGTTCAGGCAATATTCGGCAAAAATCTTTACGGGGAAAGCCAAGCAAGCCCCATCCGCAAAGCCATCCCAGCGAGACTGATGTATTGAAAGCTTATGCTCTGGGCGTGGTGGACTATTTGTTCAAGCCCATTGTCCCGGAAATCTTGCGCTCTAAAGTGACGGCATGGATTAGTCTCTTCCAGAAAACACAAGTCCTGAAACAACGCACCGCACAACTGGAAGCGGCGATGCAAGACTTGCAACATGAAGGTGCTCAGCGCCGACAGGCAGAACTTGCCCTCCAGGAATTAAACCAGCAATTGGAATTAAGAGTGCAGCAACGCACCGCCGAGTTACAACAGGCGCACGAACGACAGCGAGTACAGCGAGAGCGATTAATTGCAGCCAGTATTCAACGCATCCGAGAAACATTAAACCTAGATCTGATTCTTGCCACCACTGTGGAAGAAGTGCGGCAATTTCTTCAGGTGGATCGAGTATTAGTCTATCGGATTGGGTCGGATAGCACTGGCAGTACGATTGCCGAGTCCGTGGTTCCTGGCTGTTTGACAATTCTGGGACACACCTTCCCGGCAGAAGTTTTTCCGCCAGAATATCATCATTTGTACTGCCAGGGGCGAGTGCGTGCCGTTGTTCATCCCGAAACGGATCAGGTTTCACCGTGCTTGATTGGCTTTCTTCAACAGTGGGGAGTGAAGTCTAAGCTGGTTGTACCGATTGTGTACCAGGGAGAACTTTGGGGGCTATTGATTGCTCATCACTGCTCTCAACCCAGGCAATGGCAGCCCTTAGAGATGGATTTACTCCAGCAATTAGCGATTCAGTTAGCGATCGCCATCCACCAAGCCGACCTTTATCAACAGGTACAATTGGAACTTGCCGAGCGCAAGGAAGCGGAGAATGCCCTGCGCCAAGCTCGTGATCAACTCGAAATTCGGGTGAGCGAGCGCACTGCCGAGTTAACTCGCATCAACGCCTCTCTACAAGCTGAAATCCGCGAACGAATTGCCGCCGAACAAGCACTCAGAACCAGCGAGGAACGCTTCCGGGTGGCGCTGAAGAATTCGCCCATCACAGTCTTCAATCAGGACATCGACTTACGCTTCACTTGGCTCTATAATTCCCTCCTGGGTTTCTCCTTCGATCAGGTTGTGGGCAAGTTAGACTGTGAACTGTTTGGCACTGAGGATGGTCAACGACTCACAGCCATCAAGCGCCAAGTGTTGACAACAGGGGTGGGAAGCCGAGAAGAAACCTCTATAAGCATCAACGGCGAAATTCGCCACTACGAGCTAACTGTAGAGCCGTTACTGGGGTCAAAGGGAGATATTACTGGCATTACCTGCGCCGCTATGGACATTACCGAAATTTTTGCCAGGGAGCAGCAGTTACGAGCTATTTTCGAGAGTTCACTGGATGCGATCGCCATTATCGATGATCAGGGCACTTATGTAGAGGTCAATCCTGCCGCTTGCCAGCTTTTTAACTTACCACTTTCTCAACTCCTAGGTCAGCCGATTGCCGATTTGATCGCACCCGACTGCGATTTTAAACGGGTATGGCGCACGGTGGTTGTACTGGGGCAAGGAAGGGGAGAACTGCGGATCTTGCGTCCCGATGGTACAGTGCGAGACGTTGAGTATGCGGCTAAAACGAGTTTTTTGCCGGGGCGGCATCTCGCTGTGCTACGAGACATCACGGAGCGTAAGCAGGCTGAAGAAATTCGCCGTGCTTTGGCAGCGGAACAAGAACTCAGAAGAGTTCAACTCCGCTTTTTTTCCATGGTTTCCCATGAATTTCGCACCCCCTTGAGTACGATTTTAGGCAGCGCCCAATTACTCAAATCCTACACTCAGGCATGGACGGAAGAAAAAAAACTGAGAAATCTCGGTCGCATCGAAACCGCCGCTAAAAACATGACTCAATTGCTGGACGACCTTTTAACCATTAATCGAGCCGAAAGCGGCAAATTAGAGTTTCATCCTCAGCCACTCGAACTGGAAAAATTTTGTCGTTCTTTGGTAGAAGATTTGCAACTTAACGCTGACCCTAAGCATCAAATTAGTTTAACCATTCAGAGGCAGTGTCCGATCGCCTGTCTTGACGAAAAATTAACCCGTTGTATCTTGACTAATTTATTTTCTAATGCTATTAAATATTCGCCTCAAGGAGGTAAAATTCATCTCGCTTTGACCTGTAGCCCAAAAGAGGCTATTTTCCAAATCCAAGACGCAGGGATTGGCATTCCTTTAGAAGACCAAACCCATCTGTTTGAGCTATTTCATCGCGGCCAAAACATAGCCAATATTCCGGGGACAGGCTTAGGTCTCAGCGTTGTTAAACAGTGTCTAGACTTACAAGGAGGGCAAATTTCAATTGATAGTCAAGTGGGAGTTGGTACAACCGTCAACCTTAAAATTCCACTGGCTTCGATCCGTTGTCCTTTGACTCAAGTTAGATGA